One genomic segment of Theobroma cacao cultivar B97-61/B2 chromosome 6, Criollo_cocoa_genome_V2, whole genome shotgun sequence includes these proteins:
- the LOC18596354 gene encoding probable LRR receptor-like serine/threonine-protein kinase At1g56130: MGTRCIYIPISLFVKERKRMIMSTKMPSSSKWFFFFFFVISFIACSISNAQTQNATTDPSEVRALNSIFQQWEALAPETWNISGEPCSGFALSDSDSVFEDSSNNPSIRCDCSFENGTTCHITRLRVFSLEKRGQIPEELLALRFLTFLKIDQNFFTGPLPTFIGNMSRLALLSVAQNSLSGPIPKEIGNLKDLYLLSLGTNNFSGTIPPELGNLVKLQQLYINSCGFTGEIPSTFANLRNLKIVGASDNAFTGKIPDFIGNNWTTLQSLRLEGNSFEGPIPSNIGNLTSLTILRISGIYNGSSSLDFVRKLKNIADLVLRNVLLTGSIPTDIAEFQALQKLDLSFNNLTGQIPSELFNMNSLTYLFLGNNSLSGTLPSQKSQSLKNIDVSYNHLSGTLPSWMDSSLQLNVVANNFTLNSSDIRLLPGLQCLQTGFPCNRNAPRYANFAIKCGGPQMIADGILFEAENSTLGAATFNVTSTQKWAVSNVGLYEDRENPMYVQNTFAQVKSTNTPEIYQTSRISPLSLRYYGLGLENGPYTVNLFFAETAYPDRSTQSSKSLGRRVFDIYIQGSLKVKDFDISKEAGGAERAIARNFTANVTENHLEIHLFWAGKGTCCVPELGYYGPSISAISVVPDFIPTVSGLPPGSSKRKNRAALIVGVVVPVGVAALILICVIIHFERKKEYDDEEVLLAIGPRPNTFSYAELKAATEDFSPSNKLGEGGFGAVYRGTLSDGRVVAVKQLSVASHQGKGQFIAEVATISAVQHRNLVKLYGCCIEGKRHLLVYEYLENKSLDQALFGRSDLHLDWATRFNICLATARGLAYLHEESRPRIVHRDVKASNILLDAELCPKISDFGLAKLYDDKKTHISTGVAGTIGYLAPEYAMRGHLTEKADVFGFGIVALEILSGRPNSDNSLEDGKIYLLEWAWALHENNQSLDLVDPNLVELDENEALRVMGVALLCTQGSPTMRPPMSRVVAMLAGDIEVNGVIKRPSYLTDWDFKDLTGSFMTEDTQNSIASENIDNNGNININPRAAPNLSSVNVTECSDIMEGR; encoded by the exons atgggcACTAGGTGCATATATATTCCCATTTCTCTATTcgtgaaagaaaggaaaaggatgATTATGAGTACGAAGATGCCATCTTCTTCCAAAtggttcttcttcttcttcttcgtgATTTCCTTTATCGCTTGCAGCATATCCAATGCCCAGACTCAGAATGCCACTACAGATCCATCTGAAG TAAGGGCATTGAACTCAATATTTCAACAATGGGAAGCACTAGCTCCGGAGACTTGGAACATCAGCGGAGAGCCATGCAGCGGATTTGCTCTTAGTGACAGCGATTCTGTGTTTGAGGATTCTTCTAATAACCCATCTATCAGATGTGACTGTTCTTTTGAAAATGGCACCACCTGCCACATAACTAGact GAGGGTATTTTCTCTAGAAAAGCGAGGACAGATACCAGAGGAGCTTTTAGCTTTGAGATTTCTAACCTTCCT GAAGATTGATCAAAACTTCTTCACTGGTCCCTTGCCAACTTTTATTGGAAATATGTCTAGACTAGCGTTGCT GTCAGTTGCTCAGAATTCATTATCTGGACCCATTCCTAAGGAGATTGGAAATCTCAAGGATCTCTATCTGCT GTCTCTTGGTACCAATAATTTCTCGGGAACGATCCCTCCAGAGCTGGGTAATCTAGTTAAACTTCAGCAACT TTACATTAACAGTTGTGGATTCACTGGTGAAATCCCCTCAACATTTGCTAACCTtcgaaatttgaaaattgt GGGAGCATCAGATAACGCTTTCACAGGCAAAATACCTGACTTCATTGGCAATAACTGGACAACGCTTCAATCATT GAGACTTGAAGGGAACTCTTTCGAAGGGCCTATACCATCCAATATTGGAAACTTAACCTCACTGACGATTCT GCGAATTTCTGGTATATACAACGGGAGCTCTTCTCTCGATTTTGTTAGAAAGTTAAAGAACATAGCCGACTT AGTTCTAAGGAATGTTTTACTAACTGGTAGTATTCCCACTGATATCGCTGAATTCCAAGCTTTACAAAAGCT GGATTTGAGTTTCAACAACTTAACAGGCCAAATTCCAAGTGAATTATTCAATATGAATTCTCTTACGTACTT GTTTCTTGGAAATAATAGTCTGTCAGGTACCCTTCCAAGTCAAAAGAGCCAAAGTCTTAAGAATAT AGATGTATCTTACAATCATCTATCAGGAACTTTGCCCTCATGGATGGACTCAAGCTTACAACT GAATGTGGTGGCCAACAACTTCACACTCAACAGCTCAGACATAAG ACTTTTACCAGGATTGCAATGCCTTCAAACAGGTTTCCCATGCAACAGAAATGCTCCACGAT ATGCAAACTTTGCAATCAAGTGTGGCGGTCCACAGATGATTGCTGATGGGATACTGTTTGAGGCTGAAAACAGTACTCTGGGCGCAGCAACGTTCAATGTAACCAGTACACAGAAATGGGCAGTTAGCAACGTAGGTTTATACGAAGACAGGGAGAATCCAATGTATGTGCAAAACACTTTTGCACAAGTGAAAAGCACCAACACTCCTGAGATTTATCAAACTTCAAGGATATCCCCTCTATCACTCAGATACTATGGCCTAGGCCTTGAGAATGGGCCTTATACTGTAAATTTGTTCTTTGCGGAAACAGCTTACCCAGATAGAAGCACTCAGTCTTCGAAGAGTCTAGGAAGGCGTGtttttgatatttatattCAG GGATCCCTCAAAGTGAAGGATTTCGATATATCAAAGGAAGCAGGTGGAGCTGAGAGAGCAATTGCTAGGAATTTCACTGCTAATGTGACAGAGAACCATCTTGAAATTCACCTGTTTTGGGCTGGCAAGGGGACCTGCTGTGTACCAGAACTAGGTTACTATGGTCCATCCATTTCAGCAATTAGTGTTGTCCCAG ATTTTATACCAACTGTTAGTGGGTTACCACCGGGCTCTTCTAAAAGGAAAAACCGGGCAGCATTGATTGTTGGTGTCGTAGTTCCTGTTGGAGTTGCAGCTTTGATACTGATATGTGTAATTATTCactttgagagaaaaaaagaatatgatgATGAGGAAG TGCTTCTCGCAATTGGTCCTAGACCAAACACATTTAGCTACGCTGAGTTGAAAGCCGCCACAGAAGACTTCAGTCCTTCAAACAAATTAGGAGAAGGGGGATTTGGAGCAGTCTACAGG GGTACACTTTCTGATGGGAGGGTAGTAGCTGTGAAGCAACTTTCAGTAGCATCTCACCAAGGGAAAGGTCAATTTATTGCTGAGGTAGCTACCATATCAGCAGTGCAACATCGCAATCTTGTCAAACTATATGGATGCTGCATCGAAGGGAAAAGGCATCTCCTTGTTTATGAGTATCTTGAGAACAAAAGCCTTGATCAGGCACTCTTTG GACGCAGTGACTTGCATCTTGATTGGGCAACCCGCTTCAATATCTGCTTAGCAACTGCAAGAGGGTTAGCTTATCTTCATGAGGAGTCTAGGCCAAGGATTGTACACAGAGATGTTAAGGCAAGTAACATTTTGCTTGATGCAGAACTGTGTCCGAAAATATCTGATTTTGGATTGGCAAAGCtatatgatgacaaaaaaacGCACATCAGCACTGGGGTTGCAGGAACCAT TGGCTACCTGGCGCCAGAGTACGCAATGCGTGGGCATCTCACTGAGAAAGCTGATGTTTTTGGCTTTGGTATTGTTGCTTTGGAGATTCTCAGTGGTAGACCAAACTCTGATAACAGCTTGGAGGATGGCAAGATCTATCTTCTCGAATGG GCATGGGCTTTACATGAAAATAACCAAAGCTTGGATCTGGTTGATCCAAATTTAGTGGAGTTGGATGAAAATGAAGCTCTCCGAGTGATGGGAGTGGCACTTTTGTGCACCCAGGGATCACCAACGATGCGGCCGCCAATGTCCCGTGTCGTTGCTATGCTTGCAGGAGATATTGAAGTGAACGGTGTCATAAAAAGACCAAGTTATCTAACTGACTGGGATTTTAAGGATTTAACAGGCAGCTTTATGACAGAAGATACACAAAACTCCATTGCATCTGAGAATATTGACAACAATGGTAATATCAACATTAACCCAAGGGCAGCACCAAATCTTTCTTCGGTAAATGTCACCGAATGTAGTGACATTATGGAAGGAAGGTGA